A window of the Candidatus Ozemobacteraceae bacterium genome harbors these coding sequences:
- a CDS encoding FeoA family protein, whose amino-acid sequence MVKMNVTLSDLPIGETATIRDIDASTPAGNRLLELGFIPGTPVTALQRAPMGDPATFCIRGYCIGLRRSESSLVSIHPVRRAA is encoded by the coding sequence ATGGTAAAGATGAACGTCACGCTTTCCGATCTGCCGATCGGCGAGACGGCGACGATCAGAGACATCGACGCCTCCACCCCGGCGGGAAACCGTCTGCTCGAACTCGGGTTCATTCCCGGCACGCCGGTCACGGCCCTCCAGCGGGCACCCATGGGCGATCCCGCGACGTTCTGCATCCGGGGCTACTGCATCGGCCTCCGCCGCAGCGAATCCTCTCTCGTCAGCATCCATCCCGTCAGGCGAGCCGCCTGA
- the feoB gene encoding ferrous iron transport protein B — translation MEPVRVFLVGNPNCGKTSLFNAITGERRHVGNWPGVTVDRIEGFRRVGDRELVVSDLPGTYSLTPASPEERVVLDQLDEIAGNTMLNVIDAGNLERNLFLTMQLLELGLHPWLVFNCYDALKASGAKLDLEKVARLTGCRVFATVARTGEGIPALIAALSEPSPAGPSDNGLTVMRLPRPWQSAVETAMPSLFRQSWPNAAPSRRLRAIQALIGQPSPDAHPETESAQELEPVRAKLLQALESAGECVTGAGGLPCRLATDRYDRISRLLKATHKAAPSAEDRGSSDLDRIFTHRLWGIPVFAALIALMFWTTFSLGAYPADAIEAGIEHLRGLGAAHLPDGLWRDLLLDGIVTGLGGILVFLPSVLILFLWISLLEDSGYMSRAAFLMDRLMQGIGLHGRAFVPLLMGFGCNVPAIMSTRLLDDRRQRRLVTLLMPLVGCSARLPVLVLFCGIFFPERPGLTLSILYFINLLVLVTVGRLLSRFMPPLTQAPFMLEMPPYRLPTWRSVKSMLWDKAWHFLEKAGGVILAGTILVWSLTAFPRDVVYSRPYQAEIAALKAASQTAEIAERIAGLEESLARETMERRYMGSLGRALEPLVRPLGFGWREAVSLVPGFLAKESIVSTLSVLYKPVDNDLGTAMRREGMTPMIGFLFMLFTLLYVPCLPTVGVIWRETKSAGFTLVATLLPGVLAWSLTLITATIAGVTRTAPAASSPPGDTVVILVSIVFAVWYLVRRLRADLGGETPCASCRGTSCRVVRSDGENP, via the coding sequence ATGGAGCCGGTCCGCGTTTTCCTGGTCGGCAACCCGAACTGCGGCAAGACGAGCCTTTTCAACGCCATCACCGGCGAGCGCCGTCACGTCGGCAATTGGCCGGGCGTCACCGTCGACCGCATCGAGGGCTTTCGCCGGGTCGGCGATCGCGAACTGGTCGTTTCCGACCTCCCGGGAACGTATTCGCTGACGCCCGCAAGCCCCGAAGAACGGGTCGTTCTCGATCAACTCGACGAGATAGCCGGCAACACGATGCTGAATGTCATCGACGCGGGAAACCTCGAGCGCAATCTCTTCCTCACCATGCAGCTGCTCGAGCTCGGTCTGCACCCCTGGCTCGTGTTCAACTGCTACGATGCCCTCAAGGCCTCCGGCGCCAAGCTCGACCTCGAAAAGGTCGCGAGGCTGACCGGCTGCAGGGTGTTTGCGACCGTCGCCCGAACCGGGGAAGGCATCCCGGCGCTCATCGCAGCGCTTTCCGAACCGTCACCGGCCGGCCCATCCGACAACGGCCTGACCGTCATGCGGCTTCCCCGGCCCTGGCAGTCGGCCGTGGAAACGGCGATGCCCTCGCTCTTCCGGCAATCCTGGCCGAATGCAGCGCCCTCCAGGCGGCTTCGGGCGATCCAGGCTCTCATCGGCCAACCGTCGCCGGACGCCCATCCCGAAACGGAATCGGCGCAGGAGCTCGAGCCGGTCCGGGCGAAACTGCTCCAGGCCCTCGAGTCCGCCGGCGAGTGCGTGACCGGCGCCGGAGGTCTGCCGTGCCGCCTCGCGACCGACCGCTACGATCGCATTTCCCGCCTCCTGAAGGCGACCCACAAGGCCGCACCGTCTGCCGAAGACCGGGGTTCCTCGGACCTCGACCGCATTTTCACCCACCGGCTCTGGGGCATCCCCGTCTTCGCCGCGCTCATCGCCCTGATGTTCTGGACGACCTTCTCGCTCGGGGCGTATCCGGCCGACGCGATCGAAGCCGGCATCGAGCATCTCCGGGGGCTCGGCGCCGCGCACCTTCCGGACGGCCTGTGGCGCGATCTTCTTCTGGACGGCATCGTCACGGGCCTCGGCGGCATCCTGGTTTTTCTTCCAAGCGTGCTGATTCTCTTCCTCTGGATCTCGCTTCTCGAAGACTCCGGCTACATGTCGCGCGCCGCCTTTCTCATGGACAGACTGATGCAGGGAATCGGCCTCCATGGCCGCGCGTTCGTCCCGCTGCTGATGGGTTTCGGCTGCAACGTTCCGGCGATCATGTCGACCCGCCTGCTCGACGACAGGCGCCAGCGCCGGCTTGTGACCCTGCTCATGCCCCTCGTCGGCTGTTCGGCGCGGCTGCCGGTGCTGGTTTTATTCTGTGGAATATTTTTTCCCGAACGACCCGGGCTGACACTTTCGATCCTGTATTTCATCAACCTGCTCGTGCTCGTCACGGTCGGCAGACTGCTCAGCCGGTTCATGCCGCCGCTCACCCAGGCGCCGTTCATGCTCGAAATGCCGCCCTACCGGCTTCCAACATGGCGCAGCGTGAAGTCGATGCTCTGGGATAAAGCCTGGCACTTCCTTGAAAAAGCCGGCGGCGTAATCCTGGCCGGTACGATCCTTGTCTGGAGCCTGACGGCGTTCCCCCGCGACGTCGTCTACAGCCGCCCGTATCAGGCCGAGATCGCAGCTCTGAAAGCCGCCTCGCAGACCGCAGAGATCGCCGAACGGATCGCCGGCCTCGAAGAGTCGCTGGCGCGCGAAACGATGGAACGCCGCTACATGGGAAGCCTCGGCCGGGCTCTCGAGCCACTGGTGCGGCCTCTCGGCTTCGGATGGCGCGAGGCGGTCTCGCTCGTGCCGGGATTCCTGGCGAAGGAGAGCATTGTCTCGACGCTGTCGGTCCTGTACAAGCCCGTCGACAACGATCTCGGAACGGCTATGCGCCGCGAGGGGATGACGCCGATGATCGGCTTCCTGTTCATGCTGTTCACGCTGCTCTACGTGCCGTGCCTTCCGACCGTCGGCGTCATCTGGCGCGAGACGAAGTCGGCGGGGTTCACCCTGGTCGCGACCCTGCTCCCGGGCGTCCTCGCCTGGTCGCTGACCCTGATCACGGCGACCATTGCCGGAGTCACCAGAACGGCCCCGGCCGCCTCTTCCCCACCAGGCGACACGGTCGTGATTCTGGTTTCGATCGTCTTCGCCGTGTGGTATCTTGTCCGAAGGCTTCGCGCCGACCTCGGCGGAGAAACCCCGTGTGCCTCGTGCAGAGGAACGAGCTGCCGCGTCGTCCGTTCCGACGGCGAAAACCCATGA
- a CDS encoding metal-dependent transcriptional regulator, which translates to MKEPGESQRSKKGLSSTLESYLEHIHELQRKYGAVRATDIASAMGCTTPSVTNALRRLAKLELIKYETYRPVTLTKLGESTIRRLNSRHRVLADFFLNVLELPEELAEEEACSLEHKISPATIARLADYMEFLHQDLGDATLQRRKRDFANFRNRKQSSR; encoded by the coding sequence ATGAAGGAACCAGGCGAGTCTCAACGTTCGAAAAAAGGGCTCTCGAGCACGCTCGAGTCGTACCTCGAACACATTCACGAGCTCCAGCGCAAATACGGCGCCGTCCGCGCCACCGATATCGCCTCGGCGATGGGTTGCACCACGCCGTCCGTCACCAACGCGCTCCGACGTCTGGCGAAACTCGAACTGATCAAATACGAAACCTACCGCCCCGTGACCCTCACGAAGCTGGGCGAATCGACGATCAGAAGGCTCAATTCCCGTCATCGGGTCCTGGCCGACTTTTTCCTGAACGTCCTCGAGCTTCCGGAAGAACTCGCCGAGGAAGAAGCGTGCAGCCTCGAGCACAAGATCTCCCCGGCCACGATCGCGCGTCTCGCCGATTACATGGAATTCCTTCACCAGGATCTCGGCGACGCGACTCTTCAACGCCGAAAACGCGATTTCGCGAACTTCAGGAACAGAAAGCAGAGTAGCCGCTGA
- a CDS encoding cytidylate kinase-like family protein — MPVITISREFGAGGAFIALKLAEAIGGTCIEKEIIHEIAQKMGKSREELNDFDQDTYNRIGAFFQEALASIAKGGRVFHPFGMAPLEWESTSYYVPSFPDQEYKHEEYIDVLTSVIKEMAAKGNVVILGRGASRILQDTPDTTHVRIVADMKDRVARVMDEQKVDEAKATEIIEKKDAAASAFISDFFDVDWNDPHLYHLTVNTSRIAPEAALPLILAAVKRPAA, encoded by the coding sequence ATGCCTGTTATCACGATTTCGAGAGAGTTCGGCGCGGGCGGTGCGTTCATAGCCCTCAAACTTGCGGAGGCAATCGGCGGCACGTGCATCGAGAAGGAGATCATTCACGAGATCGCTCAGAAGATGGGCAAATCCCGCGAAGAGCTGAACGATTTCGACCAGGATACCTACAACCGGATCGGCGCCTTCTTTCAGGAAGCCCTCGCCAGCATCGCGAAAGGCGGCCGGGTGTTTCACCCCTTCGGCATGGCCCCCCTCGAATGGGAAAGCACGAGTTACTATGTCCCATCCTTTCCCGATCAGGAATACAAGCACGAGGAGTACATCGACGTGCTGACATCCGTCATCAAGGAAATGGCCGCGAAGGGGAACGTCGTCATCCTCGGCCGCGGAGCGAGCCGCATTCTTCAGGATACCCCCGATACGACGCATGTTCGCATCGTCGCCGATATGAAAGACCGCGTCGCACGCGTGATGGACGAACAGAAAGTCGACGAGGCGAAAGCAACCGAAATCATCGAGAAGAAAGACGCCGCGGCGAGCGCGTTCATTTCCGACTTTTTCGACGTCGACTGGAACGACCCGCACCTGTATCACCTCACGGTGAATACCAGCCGCATCGCTCCTGAAGCCGCCCTGCCGCTTATTCTCGCGGCCGTCAAGCGGCCGGCTGCATGA
- a CDS encoding PQQ-binding-like beta-propeller repeat protein has protein sequence MSLRSFSLALIVCGILAYVIYSSEPPTSELWRVKAAGEITTQPAEVGGKAVFLVRQQQIAAIDPDGTFTGPVPLDAPARHPLVGIASGVLVSDREGGYTFYSSSLAKLWKRATLSPSDLQPVALPGNRLVVAGAPDVLFGLDGTTGEALWESHFDGTVMHVVPGETIAAVYGYDDLKKPSWKICAIDPDDGSVVWKHPEPISDDAPVVYGNYFIFCDVEGRPVAVSQETGKVVYRHDSDGYRIAGITGNALLLLAAGGTRMDYCDLPSGTSWSVTLPSPLLGALAVGDALLFVDGRSVRCIEARTGVIRWQRNLGKTFDWFVHENALGITYKDNFLARHTRVTLFTPDKARPVWTAMDSGRFYKPMSSTRGDLLVCRSGNIRLMPYPERTPGSEVLATETVASIPEKAFFTMPPLATSSAPLAASTSLILPAPASSSRTASAASEVISFTEPEAQALPPQPAPAARKPIPLASPAGW, from the coding sequence ATGTCGCTTCGTTCCTTCAGCCTGGCTCTCATCGTCTGCGGAATCCTGGCATACGTCATCTATTCGTCCGAACCGCCGACGAGCGAGCTCTGGAGGGTCAAAGCGGCCGGCGAGATCACGACGCAGCCCGCCGAGGTCGGCGGCAAGGCCGTCTTCCTGGTCCGGCAACAGCAGATCGCCGCGATAGATCCTGACGGAACGTTCACGGGGCCGGTGCCGCTCGACGCCCCAGCCCGTCATCCTCTCGTCGGCATCGCTTCCGGCGTCCTGGTCTCTGACCGCGAAGGTGGATACACCTTCTATTCATCCTCCCTGGCCAAGCTCTGGAAGCGCGCAACGCTCTCTCCGTCAGACCTTCAGCCCGTTGCCCTGCCCGGGAACAGGCTGGTGGTCGCCGGCGCGCCCGACGTGCTGTTCGGACTCGACGGAACGACCGGCGAAGCGCTCTGGGAAAGCCATTTCGACGGCACCGTGATGCACGTCGTTCCGGGCGAGACGATCGCGGCGGTATACGGATACGACGATCTGAAGAAACCTTCATGGAAGATTTGCGCGATCGATCCCGACGACGGCTCCGTCGTCTGGAAACATCCGGAGCCCATCAGCGACGATGCGCCGGTTGTCTATGGCAACTACTTTATTTTCTGCGACGTCGAGGGCCGGCCGGTCGCCGTCAGTCAGGAAACGGGCAAGGTGGTCTACAGGCACGACTCCGACGGATACAGGATCGCCGGCATCACCGGAAACGCTCTTCTTCTCCTGGCCGCCGGCGGCACGCGGATGGACTACTGCGACCTCCCGTCCGGCACATCCTGGAGCGTCACGCTCCCCTCGCCCCTCCTCGGAGCGCTCGCCGTCGGCGACGCACTCCTGTTCGTCGACGGCCGCAGCGTACGGTGCATCGAGGCCCGCACAGGCGTCATCCGCTGGCAGCGCAATCTCGGCAAGACGTTCGACTGGTTCGTTCATGAAAACGCGCTGGGCATCACTTACAAGGACAATTTTCTCGCCCGCCACACCCGGGTGACGCTGTTCACCCCCGACAAGGCGAGGCCCGTCTGGACGGCCATGGATTCCGGCCGGTTCTACAAGCCGATGTCATCGACGCGCGGCGACCTGCTCGTCTGCCGCAGCGGCAACATCCGCCTCATGCCCTATCCCGAACGAACTCCCGGTTCCGAAGTGCTTGCAACCGAAACCGTCGCGTCGATTCCGGAGAAAGCGTTTTTCACGATGCCGCCCCTTGCAACGTCTTCCGCTCCCCTCGCCGCCTCAACATCCCTGATCCTTCCGGCTCCTGCTTCTTCATCGCGAACAGCATCGGCAGCCTCTGAGGTGATTTCCTTCACAGAACCGGAAGCACAGGCGCTTCCGCCCCAGCCTGCTCCGGCTGCCCGAAAGCCCATTCCCCTCGCATCTCCCGCCGGGTGGTGA
- a CDS encoding cobalamin-dependent protein (Presence of a B(12) (cobalamin)-binding domain implies dependence on cobalamin itself, in one of its several forms, or in some unusual lineages, dependence on a cobalamin-like analog.), whose translation MVSETSVETIQTFYDSLLALDRIALARHLHEYVPASQPTRYVEEIVVPALESIGNDWETGKISLAEVYMSSRLAEELIDSLFTTQHLVRRAQPRLAVAALQDYHLLGKRMVATVLRSAGFKFEDYGQADVNELVTRMERDRIEIILISVLMLPSALKVRELRERLSQSGNRAKIVVGGAPFRFDSELWREVGADAVGLFASDAPRLVDEMAEDLARQKKGDQA comes from the coding sequence ATGGTTTCCGAAACCTCGGTTGAAACGATTCAAACGTTTTATGATTCCCTGCTGGCCCTCGACCGAATCGCCCTGGCCAGACATCTGCACGAGTATGTCCCGGCAAGCCAGCCGACCCGGTATGTGGAAGAGATCGTCGTTCCCGCACTGGAAAGCATAGGAAACGATTGGGAAACCGGGAAGATATCCCTGGCCGAAGTGTATATGAGCAGTCGCCTCGCCGAGGAGCTGATCGACAGCCTCTTCACGACCCAGCATCTCGTCCGGCGCGCGCAGCCCCGCCTGGCGGTCGCGGCCCTGCAGGATTATCACCTGCTGGGAAAACGCATGGTGGCGACCGTTCTGCGCTCGGCAGGCTTCAAATTCGAGGATTACGGACAGGCTGATGTCAACGAGCTGGTGACCCGCATGGAACGGGACCGCATTGAAATCATTCTGATCTCCGTGCTGATGCTCCCATCAGCATTGAAAGTGAGGGAGCTCCGCGAACGGCTTTCGCAATCGGGCAACAGGGCGAAAATCGTCGTGGGAGGCGCCCCGTTCCGTTTCGACAGCGAACTCTGGCGCGAGGTGGGTGCCGACGCCGTCGGCCTTTTCGCTTCGGACGCTCCCAGGCTGGTGGATGAAATGGCCGAAGATCTCGCCAGGCAGAAAAAAGGAGATCAGGCATGA
- a CDS encoding uroporphyrinogen decarboxylase family protein, with translation MNSFERVMTTLGHQEPDRVPYFLLLTMHGARELGLSIREYFTSPENVVEGQLRLRRKYRHDCYYGFWYAPIEVEAFGGDVIFLEDGPPNSGTPPIRRIEDIARLSPPDITQNRKLQNVLTAISRIKAKSGNDAPIIGVVMSPFSLPVMQLGFDIYIELLFEHPDLFERLVAVNQEFCTNWANAQLAAGATAICYFDPVSSPTIVPREKYLKTGFQIAKSMLESIHGACAIHLASGRTVPIIDDIVKSGAKVLGVSCDDDLRAVKRACEGRITILGNLNGIEMRRWTPSETEAKVKEAIEIAGPGGGFILSDNHGEIPWQVPDDVLMTISETVHRFGRYPLTGNR, from the coding sequence ATGAACTCGTTCGAGCGGGTCATGACGACCCTCGGCCACCAGGAGCCCGACCGGGTTCCGTATTTTCTCCTCCTGACCATGCATGGCGCCAGGGAACTGGGGCTCTCCATCCGGGAATATTTTACGTCTCCCGAAAATGTCGTCGAAGGGCAGTTGCGCCTTCGCCGCAAGTATCGGCACGACTGTTACTACGGTTTCTGGTATGCACCCATCGAAGTCGAAGCCTTCGGCGGCGACGTCATCTTCCTCGAGGATGGTCCGCCCAATTCGGGAACCCCGCCCATCCGGCGGATTGAAGACATCGCGCGGCTCAGCCCGCCGGATATCACACAAAATAGAAAATTGCAGAATGTCCTGACCGCCATTTCACGGATCAAGGCGAAATCCGGAAACGATGCACCGATCATCGGTGTCGTCATGTCGCCGTTCTCCCTTCCGGTCATGCAGTTGGGCTTTGATATATATATTGAATTATTGTTCGAACACCCCGACCTTTTCGAACGGCTCGTCGCGGTGAACCAGGAGTTCTGCACGAACTGGGCGAACGCCCAGCTGGCCGCCGGTGCCACGGCCATCTGCTATTTCGATCCGGTCTCCTCGCCGACGATTGTCCCTCGCGAGAAATATCTGAAGACGGGGTTCCAGATCGCGAAGAGCATGCTGGAAAGCATTCATGGGGCTTGCGCCATACACCTCGCGTCGGGTCGGACGGTTCCCATCATCGACGATATCGTGAAGTCCGGGGCAAAAGTGCTCGGCGTAAGCTGTGACGACGATCTCAGGGCAGTGAAACGAGCCTGCGAAGGCAGAATCACCATCCTTGGAAATCTGAACGGGATCGAAATGCGCCGCTGGACCCCCTCGGAAACGGAAGCGAAGGTGAAAGAGGCCATCGAGATTGCCGGCCCCGGTGGAGGCTTCATTCTTTCCGACAATCACGGCGAAATTCCGTGGCAGGTTCCGGATGACGTGCTGATGACCATTTCAGAGACCGTGCACCGCTTCGGACGATACCCGCTGACCGGGAACCGATGA
- a CDS encoding SpoIIE family protein phosphatase has translation MTDKIGIAVCSHFFHELEAAIRLEGWNGVVPLLFPSFCGKPPLTREALKSLSAGQGKACSNIHILGGNCCKKLSVELPPDESFKIHVFNPCFAMFSGETQIFELCSEGAYLVTPGWLACWREKLRYDGFDQDSARQFYGESLKSIVLLETLLDPQSESQARDFGEYVNLPCRTRKVGLEYFRLLLRDIIGSQELFRVTRTSETSLKEARCRIAEYSMMSDVLARLARSHDETEAFASILELVQTLFAPRRVNHLKWTDGAPASEVTSFPSLHENERDAARTRLAGYSSEYGRTEDGEGFFLKFSHRGESLATIELQGIAFPNNIDRYINSCLSFVPAVGLALANIRAYTKLETQLTENRSLLATLQNDIEAAGTIQRELLPSPGERFPPLEVSWYFSPCSTVGGDLLNIIRLDRDHVAFYMFDVAGHGVHAALSAVSIHEMISSFLRQGSSEGIQAPESLRPKAVAEILHEQFMARKHGYFTLTYGVIALKTGIVKYVRAGHTPLLLKEAAGTLRILDAGNSPISMFPDAEFTEQELLLRPGDRLLLYSDGITEAMRFPSLELYGDERLHAMMYSTENLSVDACVSEIIRDLDSWLGETKPRDDISLLAIDMGSAQEPIRRRR, from the coding sequence ATGACGGACAAGATCGGAATCGCGGTCTGCAGCCATTTTTTTCACGAGCTGGAGGCGGCGATTCGTCTCGAGGGCTGGAATGGGGTTGTTCCCCTGCTGTTTCCCTCCTTCTGCGGCAAGCCCCCCCTGACTCGGGAAGCGCTGAAAAGCCTGTCTGCCGGGCAGGGAAAGGCATGTTCGAACATCCACATCCTCGGCGGAAATTGCTGCAAGAAGCTGTCGGTAGAACTCCCGCCAGACGAATCGTTCAAGATTCATGTGTTCAATCCCTGCTTTGCCATGTTTTCCGGAGAAACCCAGATTTTCGAACTCTGCAGCGAGGGGGCCTATCTGGTTACCCCCGGCTGGCTCGCCTGCTGGCGGGAGAAACTCCGATACGATGGTTTCGACCAAGATTCAGCCCGGCAGTTTTACGGCGAAAGCCTCAAGTCCATTGTTCTTCTCGAAACCCTTCTCGATCCGCAGAGCGAGAGCCAGGCAAGAGATTTCGGTGAATACGTGAACCTCCCCTGTCGCACCAGGAAGGTCGGCCTCGAGTATTTCCGGCTGCTGTTGCGGGACATCATTGGATCCCAGGAATTGTTCAGAGTTACCAGGACATCCGAAACGTCTCTCAAGGAAGCCCGCTGCCGGATCGCGGAGTATTCGATGATGTCCGATGTCCTCGCGCGACTTGCCAGGAGCCATGACGAAACGGAAGCGTTCGCGTCCATCCTCGAACTTGTCCAGACCCTATTCGCCCCCCGCCGGGTCAACCATCTGAAATGGACCGACGGAGCGCCTGCGTCGGAAGTGACGAGCTTCCCGTCCCTGCATGAAAATGAACGTGACGCAGCGAGGACACGCCTGGCGGGCTACTCGAGCGAGTACGGGAGAACCGAAGATGGAGAAGGCTTTTTCCTGAAATTCTCGCATCGCGGCGAGAGCCTCGCGACCATCGAGCTGCAGGGAATCGCCTTTCCCAATAATATTGATAGATATATAAACTCCTGCCTTTCGTTCGTGCCGGCAGTCGGGCTTGCGTTGGCAAATATCAGGGCATATACAAAACTGGAAACACAGCTGACGGAAAACAGGTCTCTCCTCGCAACGCTCCAGAACGATATCGAAGCCGCGGGAACCATTCAGAGAGAGCTCCTCCCTTCCCCCGGCGAACGATTTCCGCCCCTGGAGGTCAGCTGGTATTTCAGTCCCTGCAGCACCGTCGGTGGCGATCTGCTGAATATCATCCGGCTCGACAGAGACCATGTGGCGTTCTACATGTTCGATGTCGCGGGTCATGGCGTCCACGCGGCGCTCAGCGCCGTTTCAATCCACGAGATGATCTCGTCGTTCCTCCGGCAAGGAAGCAGCGAGGGCATACAGGCACCGGAATCACTCAGGCCGAAGGCTGTCGCCGAAATACTGCACGAACAATTCATGGCGAGAAAGCACGGATATTTCACCCTGACGTACGGCGTTATCGCTCTCAAAACAGGGATCGTGAAATACGTCAGGGCCGGCCACACACCGCTTCTCCTGAAAGAGGCCGCTGGAACGCTTCGTATCCTGGACGCCGGGAATTCACCGATCAGCATGTTTCCGGACGCCGAGTTCACGGAGCAGGAACTCCTCCTCCGGCCAGGCGACCGCCTGCTCCTGTATTCCGACGGGATCACGGAGGCGATGCGCTTTCCCTCACTCGAGCTCTACGGTGACGAGCGCCTCCACGCCATGATGTATTCCACCGAGAACCTGAGCGTCGACGCATGCGTCTCCGAAATCATCCGCGACCTGGACTCCTGGCTAGGCGAAACAAAGCCGAGAGACGACATCAGCCTTCTCGCCATCGACATGGGTTCGGCGCAAGAACCGATCCGCAGAAGACGCTGA